The genomic DNA CTGCCTCGACTTTTTGCAGTAACGCAGGGAAATGATCGGCAATTTTATCCGCTCCCATCCGTACGATCAGGTTTAGTCGGCCAGGCCCATTATTAGGGTTTAAAACATCGATCAAACGAATTAAATCATCTGGGTCAGTGGATGGACCTGCTTTTAATCCTAACGGGTTATTAATGCCTCGACAAAACTCAATATGAGCGCTGTCTAACTGACGAGTACGATCACCAATCCAAAGCATGTGTGCAGAACAGTCATACCAATCCCCGGTTAAACTGTCTTTACGCGTTAAAGCTTCTTCATAAGGTAACAACAATGCCTCGTGCGAGGTAAAGAATTGCGTCTCACGAATATGTGGCGTATTAAGAGGCGAAATACCGATTGCACTCATAAAAGCTAATGAATCATCAATCTGATCAGCCATCGCTTGATAACGTGCGCTTTGCGGGCTCTTCTCAACAAAGTTCTGATTCCACTTATGCACCTGATGAATATCGGCCAAGCCACCTTGGGCAAAGGCCCGCAACAGATTCAACGTTGAAGAAGACTGATGATAGGCCTGCACCATACGTTCAGGGTCTGGCTGACGCGATTGTTCAGTGAAATCGATGCCATTAATGATGTCACCACGATAAGAAGGTAAGGTAACTCCATCAATGGTTTCATCGCCTGCTGAACGAGGCTTTGCAAATTGCCCAGCCATCCGCCCTACTTTTACTACAGGGCTTTGGCCACCAAATGTCAGCACTATCGCCATTTGCAATAAAGCCATAAAAGTATCGCGTATATGTACGGTATGAAATTCTTCAAAGCTTTCTGCGCAATCCCCACCTTGCAATAAAAACGCTTCTCCGCGAGATACCTTAGCCAACTCAGACTTTAATTGACGCGCTTCGCCGGCAAAAACCAATGGAGGCATTGCGGCTAGCTTTTTTTCTACGTTGTTGAGAGCGGCTTTGTTTTGGTATTCAGGCATTTGACGAATAGTGTGCTCACGCCAAGAAGATGGGGTCCAAATTGTCATTACAGTGTTGTCCTAGTGAAAACTCTATATTGAGTCTGTTAGGTTAAGATGAAAAGAGAATATGTTGCCATTTGCGTCTGAGACACTGATGGCAACGAGGTTCATTCTACAAGGATTTTTCAAGATTCTGAAAGGTCAGATTAAACTATCTTTAAGCTTTTTAATTAAACCACGCGTATGTGCCAAGGTTCATAACGCACCCCCAATGTATTATCGGCGGTGTATCGAATTTGCACATAGCCTAAGTCTTGTAGCTTTTTAAACTCTTCAGTGCTGGCAAATTCAGCGGTAAAGTTTGCAAGCCCGCCACCGACTCTACCCACATCGAAATCGCCAATGGCATGGTACGAATGCCCAGGAGGTGCTAATGAACGGGATGCACGCGATAAGTTTCCACTGGCCTGAACCGTTTTGGCCATAAACAGCTGATATTGCTTCACAATATTCCGAACACCACTGGTCAGAATTAGGGTATCCCCCACTTCAGCCGTTAACTTGTTGTAAAAAGTTTCAGAGTGGCCACGGAATACATAGTGACCGGTGCCCGGCATTTTAACCACGTCGTTACTTGGTACCACGTTAGTCATGTTCGAAATAACTTTCTCACCAAAAAAGCCTAAACGACTGGAGTTATAGTTAAACATTTTCTCTAGAAAATTCAGTTCTTCTGCGCTGAATTCTCCAATACGGGGCGAGTATTTAGCGTACTTTAAAGCTTCATCGAGCGATAAAACGTTAAAATTACCAAAGCCTACGTAATCTTGAACGCGATTAATTCGCTCAAGTGATTGTACAAGCAATTTATAGTCGGCTTCGGACAATACAACATCGTCTGTGAAGTTAGTCTCAAAGTTAGAGACCTTTTCTTGGACGGTTTCGGCGGATTCTTCAGGCGTGGCTAAGGCGATGTTTTCGATATTCGTATCGGGTAATACTACTTCTTCCACAATATTTAACTCGCTGTCTGGGCGTGTTAAATCGGGCATGAGTTTTTCGGCTTGATCTTGCTGCAAATAGGAAAGTGCCGGTCGAGACTGGGCCTTTTCAGGGCTGGGAAGGTCGATCCCGGATTGAGGAGCCGAAGGAGATACCAAGCCCTCATCCATTGTAGGGTTATTCTCAACCATCACTTTGGCCGCAGCATGGGTGCCACGTTGTTCAATGGTTTGCTCGTATCGCAAGTGGCGACGGGAGAGCATATCTAAAGAAGCGTAACCAGCACCGGCTATCACTGCAGAAGCAGAGACAGACTGTATTAAAAATTCACGACGCTTCACTCAATTTCTCCGCTTTAAAACAATGGTCTATAACTCTAAGTATTGTCGTTTTTTTCAAAAGTGCCAATACTATTTACTCATTTTAATAGGTTACACCTCAATAGCAATGCTGAAGTGGATACAATTCATTAATCAACCCCTATAGTAGCTGACTATCGGCCTTCGCGAGCAAACCTTAAGGGTTATTTTGCGCTTCTGCTTTTGCTTTTATAAAGTGCGAATGATGTAAATGAAGCGATTCATTTAAGCGCCTAACTCGCTGGTCTTCATGTTTATCTAGTTCACCATCCGCAAAGGCTACGCGCCATAGGTCTACTACTAATTCATACCGCTGTTGCTCGCCCCAGTGGTCATTTATGACCTTGGTAAACTGATAGGTATCGTGACTGGCCTCCCTTCGCTTGATAGCCACGTCGATGCACTCTTTTATCTCACTTTCGGTCGCATTTAAGCGTTTAGATAAAATAGACTCAATACTTTGACGCTCGCGCTGATCCATGTCATGGTCTGCCATCATGATTTCAATGAGCAGCACTGCGGCGGCATCATCAACAGAGAGTTCTGGCTGCGCTGCTTCTGGCTCAGAATTGAAAAACGCTATAATTTGCTTAATCATAAACCCACCTACATCAGTGAACAGATAAAAACATGACGATTACGACGCCTGCACTGCTTTTCCCTGCTATCTCTTTATTAATGTTAGCTTACACCAATCGCTTTTTAGTCATTGCCCAACTGATCCGCTCGTTATACAAACAAAACTCCGAAAACCCAGACACTGATTTACGCAATCAAATACTGCACCTCAGACTCAGAATCGTCGTCATTCGCCGGATGCAGGTCGCGGGTATCTTATCGTTTATTTTTTGTGTAATAACTATGATCGCGCTATTTTTACAATTCGTTGAACTGGCCTACTACCTTTTTGGCTCGTCGCTGGTGCTGCTATTGATATCTCTATGCATCAGTTTGTACGAGGTTCAAATAAGCGGCCAAGCGCTTACTGTGCAACTTAAGAACCTCGAAAAGAAAAGCTAACGACTAGGCGAGTAAATTTTCCATTATGCGGTAATACATGTCTGTCAGCTTATCGAGATCATCGACACTGACACATTCATCGATTTGATGAATGGTTGCATTTCGAGGACCTAGCTCAAGTACTTGAGCTCCCGTCGGGGCAATAAAGCGCCCATCAGAGGTACCACCGGCGGTAGAGAGCTCTGGCTTGTAGCCAACGGTATCTTCTACTGCTTGTACCGCCGCTTGTACTAACGCACCTTGAGCGGTCAAGAAAGGCTCACCTTTAACCTCAAAACGAAGCTCATATTCAAAGCCGTGTTTATCTAGCAGAGCTCGGGTTCTTTGTTGCAAAGATTCCGCGCTCGATTCCGTGCTAAAACGAAAGCTGAACATAATTTCTGCATCGCCTGGAATGACGTTGGTCGCGCCGGTTCCCGATTTAATGTTTGATACTTGGAACGATGTTGCCGGGAAAAAATCGTTGCCTTCATCCCAAATCTCTGTCGATAAGGCTGCAATTGCCGGGGCAGCTAAATGCACTGGATTCTTAGCTAAATGTGGATAGGCGACATGGCCTTGCTTTCCTTTTACCGTAAGATAGCCCAGCATAGAGCCACGACGACCATTTTTAATGGTGTCTCCCACTTTATCCGTACTGGAGGGTTCACCGACGAGCGCCCAATCAATTTTTTCACCACGTGCCATGAGTTTTTCGATGACCGCAACTGTTCCGTGGTAAGCATCGCCTTCTTCATCAGAGGTAATTAAATAGCCAATTCGGCCTTTGTGGTTTGGGTAGGCTTCCACAAACCGCTCTGTTGCTACCACCATAGCGGCCAAGGAGCCTTTCATATCGGCGGCACCGCGCCCGAACAAATGACCATCCACTACCGTAGGTTCAAAAGGTGGGTGCGTCCACTGGTTTAAATCACCTGTTGGCACAACATCAGTATGACCAGCAAACACTAACAAAGGGCCAGAGTCACCTCGTGTTGCCCAAAGGTTTTCTACATCCTCAATTCGCATGTGTTCATTGTTAAAGCCAACAGCGCTGAGCCTATCTGCCATTAGCTGCTGACAGCCTTTATCTTCGGGTGTTACTGAATTACGTGAGATTAAATCACAGGT from Reinekea marina includes the following:
- a CDS encoding TerB family tellurite resistance protein, producing the protein MIKQIIAFFNSEPEAAQPELSVDDAAAVLLIEIMMADHDMDQRERQSIESILSKRLNATESEIKECIDVAIKRREASHDTYQFTKVINDHWGEQQRYELVVDLWRVAFADGELDKHEDQRVRRLNESLHLHHSHFIKAKAEAQNNP
- a CDS encoding DUF2721 domain-containing protein; the protein is MTITTPALLFPAISLLMLAYTNRFLVIAQLIRSLYKQNSENPDTDLRNQILHLRLRIVVIRRMQVAGILSFIFCVITMIALFLQFVELAYYLFGSSLVLLLISLCISLYEVQISGQALTVQLKNLEKKS
- the dapE gene encoding succinyl-diaminopimelate desuccinylase, yielding MSSATFDLTCDLISRNSVTPEDKGCQQLMADRLSAVGFNNEHMRIEDVENLWATRGDSGPLLVFAGHTDVVPTGDLNQWTHPPFEPTVVDGHLFGRGAADMKGSLAAMVVATERFVEAYPNHKGRIGYLITSDEEGDAYHGTVAVIEKLMARGEKIDWALVGEPSSTDKVGDTIKNGRRGSMLGYLTVKGKQGHVAYPHLAKNPVHLAAPAIAALSTEIWDEGNDFFPATSFQVSNIKSGTGATNVIPGDAEIMFSFRFSTESSAESLQQRTRALLDKHGFEYELRFEVKGEPFLTAQGALVQAAVQAVEDTVGYKPELSTAGGTSDGRFIAPTGAQVLELGPRNATIHQIDECVSVDDLDKLTDMYYRIMENLLA
- a CDS encoding class II 3-deoxy-7-phosphoheptulonate synthase — encoded protein: MTIWTPSSWREHTIRQMPEYQNKAALNNVEKKLAAMPPLVFAGEARQLKSELAKVSRGEAFLLQGGDCAESFEEFHTVHIRDTFMALLQMAIVLTFGGQSPVVKVGRMAGQFAKPRSAGDETIDGVTLPSYRGDIINGIDFTEQSRQPDPERMVQAYHQSSSTLNLLRAFAQGGLADIHQVHKWNQNFVEKSPQSARYQAMADQIDDSLAFMSAIGISPLNTPHIRETQFFTSHEALLLPYEEALTRKDSLTGDWYDCSAHMLWIGDRTRQLDSAHIEFCRGINNPLGLKAGPSTDPDDLIRLIDVLNPNNGPGRLNLIVRMGADKIADHFPALLQKVEAEGRHVVWSSDPMHGNTIKAGNGYKTRKVESILSEVKDFFAIHKAEGTHAGGIHFEMTGKNVTECMGGAFDIKEADLAERYHTQCDPRLNADQALELAFLIADALKGARNTASIA
- a CDS encoding M15 family metallopeptidase; amino-acid sequence: MKRREFLIQSVSASAVIAGAGYASLDMLSRRHLRYEQTIEQRGTHAAAKVMVENNPTMDEGLVSPSAPQSGIDLPSPEKAQSRPALSYLQQDQAEKLMPDLTRPDSELNIVEEVVLPDTNIENIALATPEESAETVQEKVSNFETNFTDDVVLSEADYKLLVQSLERINRVQDYVGFGNFNVLSLDEALKYAKYSPRIGEFSAEELNFLEKMFNYNSSRLGFFGEKVISNMTNVVPSNDVVKMPGTGHYVFRGHSETFYNKLTAEVGDTLILTSGVRNIVKQYQLFMAKTVQASGNLSRASRSLAPPGHSYHAIGDFDVGRVGGGLANFTAEFASTEEFKKLQDLGYVQIRYTADNTLGVRYEPWHIRVV